One stretch of Nicotiana tabacum cultivar K326 chromosome 18, ASM71507v2, whole genome shotgun sequence DNA includes these proteins:
- the LOC107823717 gene encoding tetratricopeptide repeat protein SKI3-like, whose product MWIAIYNLVQGLTAVLNEEFIDAEDSLVQACSLAGGDSCLFLSHGAICMEIARQQSDSEFLSLAIRSLKEAKDSSSMSLPFVSLLLAKAEASLGSESKWETNLIEEWSSWPLVTSHRSLTLNLKIELSQFTHVRGIVKRIGSGIDKQFDKPS is encoded by the coding sequence ATGTGGATTGCTATATATAATTTGGTTCAAGGTCTAACTGCTGTTTTGAATGAGGAATTTATTGACGCAGAAGACTCACTTGTGCAAGCTTGCTCGTTAGCTGGTGGCGATAGTTGCCTTTTTCTCAGCCATGGTGCTATTTGCATGGAGATTGCCAGACAACAGTCCGATTCAGAGTTTCTATCACTTGCTATTAGAAGTCTGAAGGAAGCAAAAGATAGTTCTTCGATGTCGTTACCCTTTGTCTCACTACTACTGGCGAAAGCAGAAGCTAGCCTCGGCTCTGAATCAAAGTGGGAAACAAACCTCATTGAGGAATGGTCATCTTGGCCATTAGTGACTTCTCATAGGTCATTAACATTAAATCTGAAGATCGAATTGTCGCAATTCACAcatgttagagggattgttaaaagaattggctcag